One window from the genome of Aptenodytes patagonicus chromosome 4, bAptPat1.pri.cur, whole genome shotgun sequence encodes:
- the LRRTM1 gene encoding leucine-rich repeat transmembrane neuronal protein 1, giving the protein MDFLLIGLCLNWLLRKPPGLILCTLGIFSKMLPAVNSGCPQLCRCEGRLLYCESLNLTEMPRNLSGMMGLSLRYNSLSELHDGQFTGLMQLTWLYLDHNHICSVEGNAFQKLRRVKELTLSSNKITQLPNTTFRPMPNLRSVDLSYNNLQSLEPDLFHGLRKLTTLHMRSNAIKFVPVRIFQDCRSLKFLDIGYNQLKSLARNSFAGLFKLTELHLEHNDLVKVNLAHFPRLISLHSLCLRRNKVTIVVNTLDWIWQLEKMDLSGNEIEYIEPHVFESVPHLKSLQLDSNRLTYIDSRVLDSWKSLTSISLSANAWDCSRNVCALASWLSNFKGRYDSNLLCATPEYAQGEDVLDAVYAFHLCEDAADPTSVNTLSPVTNNSDQTFSYGSATATYDVQDSEGDQTTYAITVTMPGENSENAVQIHKVVTGTMALIFSFLIVVLVLYVSWKCFPASLRQLRQCFVTQRRKQKQKQTMHQMAAMSAQEYYVDYKPNHIEGALVIINEYGSCSCHQQPARECEV; this is encoded by the coding sequence ATGGATTTCCTTCTTATTGGTCTCTGTTTAAACTGGCTGCTGAGGAAGCCCCCGGGGTTGATATTGTGTACGCTGGGTATCTTTTCTAAAATGCTTCCAGCCGTGAATAGTGGGTGTCCACAGCTATGTCGGTGTGAGGGCAGGCTTTTGTACTGTGAATCACTGAATCTTACAGAGATGCCTCGCAACCTGTCGGGCATGATGGGCTTGTCTCTGCGGTACAACAGCCTTTCAGAGCTGCATGATGGACAGTTCACAGGGTTAATGCAGCTCACGTGGCTCTATCTGGATCACAATCACATTTGCTCAGTGGAGGGGAATGCCTTTCAAAAATTGCGGCGAGTTAAAGAGCTCACCCTGAGTTCCAACAAAATAACCCAACTGCCCAACACCACTTTCCGACCCATGCCAAACTTGCGCAGTGTGGATTTATCATACAACAACCTACAGTCTTTGGAGCCCGACCTGTTTCACGGGCTGAGAAAACTAACAACTTTGCACATGCGGTCAAACGCCATCAAGTTCGTGCCAGTGAGAATTTTTCAGGACTGTCGCAGCCTGAAGTTTCTAGACATAGGATACAATCAGTTAAAGAGCCTGGCTCGAAACTCTTTTGCAGGCTTGTTCAAACTCACTGAGCTGCACCTCGAGCACAATGACTTGGTGAAGGTGAATTTAGCCCATTTTCCCAGGCTCATCTCCCTGCACTCTCTCTGCTTGCGAAGGAATAAAGTTACCATCGTAGTAAACACTTTGGACTGGATATGGCAACTTGAAAAAATGGATCTCTCCGGCAACGAAATCGAATACATCGAACCTCACGTTTTCGAAAGCGTACCTCACCTCAAATCCCTGCAGCTGGACTCCAACCGGCTGACCTACATTGACTCCCGTGTCCTCGACTCCTGGAAGTCCCTCACTAGCATCAGCCTTTCTGCAAACGCCTGGGATTGCAGCCGCAACGTTTGCGCCCTGGCCTCCTGGCTGAGCAACTTCAAGGGTCGCTACGACAGCAATCTGCTCTGTGCCACCCCTGAGTACGCACAGGGCGAGGATGTTTTGGACGCGGTGTACGCTTTTCACTTGTGTGAAGACGCGGCAGACCCAACGAGTGTTAACACCCTCTCCCCGGTAACGAACAACAGCGACCAAACGTTCAGCTACGGCTCTGCCACCGCCACGTACGACGTGCAGGACAGCGAAGGGGACCAAACGACATACGCCATAACTGTGACCATGCCCGGTGAGAACTCGGAGAACGCCGTTCAGATTCACAAGGTGGTGACGGGGACCATGGcactgattttttccttcctcatcgTGGTTTTAGTGTTGTATGTCTCCTGGAAGTGCTTTCCAGCCAGCTTAAGGCAACTAAGACAGTGCTTTGTAACACAGcgcagaaagcagaagcaaaaacaGACCATGCATCAAATGGCTGCCATGTCAGCCCAGGAGTATTACGTTGATTACAAACCCAACCACATTGAGGGAGCCCTGGTGATCATTAATGAGTACGGATCTTGTTCCTGTCACCAGCAGCCAGCGAGGGAATGCGAGGTGTGA